Proteins from a single region of Lysinibacillus sp. JNUCC-52:
- a CDS encoding pro-sigmaK processing inhibitor BofA family protein has translation MPWIVIVSICVPVALLFLYIVGKHVKLGKVLEGISVFWFRFAFAFLLLFIIHLGVGYGGYNVPINLFSVFTIAILGIPGVLGITFLIFFL, from the coding sequence ATGCCGTGGATTGTAATTGTAAGTATTTGTGTTCCTGTAGCGCTTCTTTTTCTTTATATAGTAGGAAAGCATGTTAAATTAGGAAAAGTATTAGAAGGGATTTCTGTATTTTGGTTCCGATTTGCATTTGCATTTTTATTACTATTCATTATCCATTTAGGTGTTGGGTATGGCGGCTATAATGTGCCTATCAACCTGTTTTCAGTTTTCACAATTGCAATATTAGGAATTCCTGGTGTGCTAGGAATCACTTTTTTAATATTTTTTTTATAA
- a CDS encoding YaaL family protein — MFFRNKGKLKREFDEKLVNLIKETKEDLQQAKVIEELLNDYDLEIIAQRKAAESIHFYLFKEARIRRVLIK; from the coding sequence ATGTTCTTCCGCAATAAAGGGAAATTAAAAAGAGAATTTGATGAAAAGCTTGTTAATCTCATTAAAGAAACAAAAGAAGATTTACAGCAAGCGAAAGTGATTGAAGAATTATTAAATGATTATGATTTAGAAATTATAGCTCAACGAAAAGCTGCTGAGAGTATACATTTCTATTTGTTTAAGGAAGCTAGAATTCGACGAGTGCTAATTAAATAA
- the recR gene encoding recombination mediator RecR, translating into MYYPEPISKLIDSFMKLPGIGPKTAARLAFFVLTMKEDDVLSFSKALIEAKRNLSYCSVCGNITDIDPCHICTDKQRDASVICVVQDTKDVIAMEKMRDYHGKYHVLQGAISPMDGIGPEDINVASLLVRLQDETVQELILATNSTIEGEATAMYISRLVKPSGIRTTRIAHGLPVGGDLEYADEVTLSKAMEGRREL; encoded by the coding sequence ATGTATTACCCAGAACCAATATCTAAACTAATCGATAGTTTTATGAAATTGCCAGGTATCGGGCCTAAAACCGCGGCCCGACTGGCGTTTTTTGTGTTAACGATGAAAGAGGATGACGTTCTTTCCTTTTCAAAAGCTTTAATTGAAGCGAAGCGTAATTTAAGCTATTGCTCTGTTTGTGGCAATATTACTGATATAGACCCATGCCATATTTGTACTGATAAACAACGAGATGCTTCTGTAATTTGTGTTGTTCAAGATACAAAAGATGTTATCGCAATGGAAAAAATGCGTGATTATCATGGGAAATATCATGTGCTACAAGGAGCTATTTCACCGATGGATGGTATCGGTCCAGAGGATATTAATGTAGCCTCCCTTTTAGTACGACTACAAGATGAAACTGTACAGGAGCTTATTTTAGCAACAAATTCTACTATTGAAGGTGAAGCGACAGCTATGTATATCTCTCGTCTTGTGAAACCATCGGGTATCCGAACAACACGTATTGCACATGGATTACCTGTGGGTGGAGATTTAGAATATGCTGATGAAGTAACATTATCGAAGGCAATGGAAGGCCGTCGAGAGTTATAG